One window of Aliarcobacter lanthieri genomic DNA carries:
- the ffh gene encoding signal recognition particle protein has product MFDSITGSIRGVVNKIRHQDDVASLSRAISELKKAFLKADVHHKTTKELLNAIEIGTKNIGIGQDNFIKVLKEELTKTLTANGNQGFVFSSTPPTVVLMTGLQGSGKTTTTGKLANYLKTRKKKVLVAACDLQRLAAVEQLKQIAASIEVDIYFDDTEKNPIKIAQSAKEKAIKEHYDVLLIDTAGRLAIDEELMDQLKDIKNTINPNEIFYVADSLTGHDATKTATTFKEKIGIDGVILSKYDGDTKGGVALSIASQVEVPLRFIGIGEKMPDLEVFIPDRIVSRLLGLGDIAGLAEKTSTLIDEKKAKEVTRKIKKGEFNFNDFLDQLQMMSKLGSLKSIIGMIPGLSSMAPALKDMDFENSKEIIRIKALIGSMTPKERENPDLLNPSRKKRISLGSGLSEVQVNKILKQFKNASKMAKQLSSKGGMKGLQNMLSQVGANGMPKIPR; this is encoded by the coding sequence TTGTTTGATTCAATAACAGGTTCAATACGTGGCGTAGTAAATAAGATAAGACATCAAGATGATGTTGCATCGCTTAGTCGTGCTATATCTGAATTAAAAAAAGCATTTTTAAAAGCTGATGTTCACCATAAAACTACAAAAGAGTTATTGAATGCTATTGAAATAGGTACAAAAAACATAGGAATTGGACAAGATAATTTTATAAAAGTTTTAAAAGAAGAACTTACTAAAACCTTAACAGCTAATGGAAACCAAGGTTTTGTATTTTCTTCAACTCCTCCAACTGTTGTTTTGATGACTGGACTTCAAGGAAGTGGTAAAACAACAACAACAGGTAAATTAGCAAATTATTTAAAAACTAGAAAGAAAAAAGTTTTAGTTGCAGCTTGTGACTTACAAAGACTTGCAGCAGTTGAACAGTTAAAACAAATAGCAGCTTCTATTGAAGTTGATATATATTTTGATGATACTGAGAAAAATCCAATTAAAATAGCACAAAGTGCAAAAGAGAAAGCTATAAAAGAGCATTATGATGTACTCTTAATAGATACTGCTGGACGATTAGCAATAGATGAAGAGTTGATGGATCAGTTAAAAGACATTAAAAACACTATAAATCCAAATGAGATTTTTTATGTTGCAGATTCTTTAACAGGACATGATGCTACAAAAACAGCAACAACATTTAAAGAAAAAATAGGAATAGATGGAGTTATCTTATCAAAATATGATGGAGATACAAAAGGTGGAGTTGCTCTTAGTATTGCCTCTCAAGTTGAAGTTCCATTAAGATTTATTGGTATTGGTGAAAAAATGCCAGATTTAGAAGTATTTATTCCAGATAGAATTGTATCAAGACTTTTAGGACTTGGAGACATAGCTGGACTTGCAGAAAAAACATCAACTCTTATTGATGAAAAGAAGGCAAAAGAAGTTACTAGAAAGATAAAAAAAGGTGAATTCAATTTCAATGACTTTTTAGATCAGCTTCAAATGATGAGTAAATTAGGGAGTTTAAAATCTATCATTGGAATGATACCAGGACTTTCTTCTATGGCTCCTGCTTTAAAAGATATGGATTTTGAAAACTCAAAAGAAATAATACGAATAAAAGCTCTTATTGGTTCAATGACTCCTAAAGAAAGAGAAAATCCAGATTTGTTAAATCCTAGTAGAAAGAAAAGAATTTCTTTAGGTTCAGGACTTAGTGAAGTTCAAGTTAATAAAATTTTAAAGCAATT
- a CDS encoding pseudouridine synthase family protein — protein sequence MAVMYDKAYKLLAQQEKISNSKAKELIDRGLVKVGDKKVLIARGEIKADTKFSVKEVAKTKVIFEDENILVVDKPAFITADEVAKTFENAILLNRLDKETSGVMMFAKNEDFQKKAIKEFAQNRVYKEYVAIVEGKVIEEIVIDKPILTTKDRGMAKSKIDKYGKSAKTTVYPMLVEGNKSKIKLVIESGRTHQIRVHLSSVGLPIIGDAIYGRTASNVNRVLLHSKITKIFDYTFEAREPKEFKVYDFN from the coding sequence ATGGCTGTAATGTATGATAAAGCTTATAAACTTTTAGCACAACAAGAAAAAATTTCAAATTCAAAAGCAAAAGAATTAATTGATAGAGGTTTAGTTAAAGTTGGTGATAAAAAAGTTTTAATAGCACGTGGAGAAATTAAAGCTGATACAAAATTTAGTGTAAAAGAAGTAGCAAAAACTAAAGTTATTTTTGAAGATGAAAATATTTTAGTTGTTGATAAACCAGCTTTTATAACAGCAGATGAAGTAGCAAAAACTTTTGAAAATGCTATATTGCTAAATAGACTTGATAAAGAGACAAGTGGTGTTATGATGTTTGCTAAGAATGAAGATTTTCAAAAAAAAGCTATTAAAGAATTTGCTCAAAATAGAGTTTATAAAGAGTATGTTGCTATTGTTGAAGGAAAAGTTATTGAAGAAATAGTAATAGATAAACCAATTTTAACAACAAAAGATAGAGGAATGGCAAAATCTAAAATTGATAAATATGGTAAAAGTGCAAAAACTACTGTTTATCCAATGTTAGTTGAAGGAAATAAGTCAAAAATAAAATTGGTAATTGAAAGTGGAAGAACTCATCAAATTAGAGTACATTTAAGTTCAGTTGGTTTACCAATTATTGGAGATGCAATATATGGTAGAACAGCTTCAAATGTAAATAGAGTATTATTACATTCAAAGATTACTAAAATTTTTGATTATACTTTTGAAGCTCGTGAACCAAAAGAGTTTAAAGTGTATGATTTTAATTAA